A stretch of Malus sylvestris chromosome 11, drMalSylv7.2, whole genome shotgun sequence DNA encodes these proteins:
- the LOC126590344 gene encoding uncharacterized protein LOC126590344, translating to MATKSFAGNPFTFAFLSLLIFSFRTVVENGTHLLSSFVDCDPSLKSLLSYLDLAGTGNTNHHSPKSLAESLSPISPRHRHCPFLHLTRIGILDDDFFSDNDDDTRSLFAPILIFSSSSSHSTSKLGFIGTYETRVSEIMRSSLTFKIEKFIISNDIARGRDSDGESNEGEEKGGDEEMDDRVVDLQFLINGLELGRRDMETLFFLLKV from the exons atgg CCACGAAGTCGTTCGCTGGCAACCCTTTCACCTTCGCCTTCCTCTCCCTCCTCATCTTCTCATTTCGCACGGTCGTCGAAAATGGGACCCACCTCCTCAGCTCCTTCGTCGACTGCGACCCTTCTCTCAAATCCCTCCTTTCCTACCTCGACCTCGCTGGCACCGGCAATACCAACCACCACTCTCCCAAATCTCTAGCCGAATCCCTTTCTCCGATCTCTCCCCGCCACCGACACTGCCCATTTCTTCACCTCACCCGCATCGGAATCTTAGACGATGATTTCTTCTCCGACAATGACGATGACACTCGCTCCCTCTTCGCTCCAATCCTcattttctcctcctcttcctctcactcCACCTCCAAATTAGGGTTTATTGGAACTTACGAGACTAGGGTTTCTGAAATTATGCGCTCCAGCCTCACGTTCAAGATTGAGAAATTCATCATTTCTAATGACATAGCTAGAGGTAGAGATAGTGACGGAGAAAGCAATGAAGGGGAGGAGAAAGGCGGCGATGAAGAAATGGACGATCGGGTCGTCGATTTGCAATTCTTGATCAATGGATTAGAGCTGGGTCGCCGGGACATGGAAACGTTGTTCTTCCTCCTGAAAGTGTGA
- the LOC126589712 gene encoding ABC transporter C family member 3-like gives MHPGTDFLLKPVFIHGFSGSLHIVLVFVLFFSWLWRKFKLGDGGGGEAPKQRFSNSRNSYYKQALICTFCVSGFCLVFCLLNYFSWYKNGWSDEKVVTLLDLAVRTLSWGAVCVYLHTQFSNSAESIKFPNFLRVWWGFYFSISCYSLVIDIVLHKDRVSLPVKSLIFDVVCVVSGLFFMYVGFFGKKEGRDSVLEEPFLNGNRSTSVGNDGESNKSRGGTNVNPYSNAGIFSILTFAWMGPLIAAGNKKALDLKDVPDLDKVDSVFGSYPRFKSKLDVGCGGSGRVTTLHLVKALVFSAWKEILLTASFGIFYTMASYVGPYLIDTLVQYLYGRRQFKNEGYVLVSAFLLAKLVECLTQRHWFFKTQQVGVRIRAVLVTAIYNKGLTLSCQSKQGHTSGEIINFMTVDAERIGNFTWYMHYPWMILVQVGLALVILYINLGLAAIATLIATIIVMLVNVPLGSLQKKFQDKLMKSKDKRMKATSEILRNMRILKLQAWEMKFLSKINELRKSEAGWLQKFVYTLAMTLFVFWGAPTFVSVVTFVACMLLGIPLESGKILSALATFRILQEPIYSLPDTISMIAQTKVSLDRIASFLRLDDLQPDVIENIPRGSSDTTVEIVDGNFSWDLSSPNPTLKDINFKVSRGTRVAVCGTVGSGKSSLLSCILGEVPKTSGTLKLCGTKAYVSQSPWIQSGNIEENILFGKQMDKESYDRVLEACSLKKDLEVLSFGDQTVIGERGINLSGGQKQRIQIARAVYQDADIYLFDDPFSAVDAHTGSHLFKECLLGLLSSKTVIYVTHQVEFLPAADLILVMKDGRITQAGKFNDILNSGTDFEELVGAHEEALSALNSVEEGPAEKISVSKEEGNSASTNRVVQKEESRHVQNSKTDDLGEPKGQIVQEEEREKGRVGFSVYWKYITTAYGGALVPFILLGQILFQILQIGSNYWMAWATPVSEDAKPAVTSSTLIIVYVALAIGSSLCILFRSVFLATAGYKTATILFSKMHHSIFRAPMSFFDSTPGGRILNRASTDQNVVDMNMPNQLGGLANSMIQLLGIIAVMSQVAWQVFIIFIPVVAICIWYQQYYIPAARELARLVGVCKAPVIQHFAETISGSTTIRSFDQESRFRDTNMKLNDSFGRPNFHTAAAMEWLCFRLDMLSSITFGFSLIFLISIPAGVIDPGLAGLAVTYGLNLNMLQAWCIWNLCNVENRIISVERLIQYTNIPSEPPLVIESNQPDRSWPSHGEVDIRDLQVRYAPHMPLVLQGLTCTFPGGLKTGIVGRTGSGKSTLIQTLFRIVDPCAGQILIDGIDISSIGLHDLRSRLSIIPQDPTMFEGTVRSNLDPLEEYTDKQIWEALEKCQLGDEVRKKEGKLDSTVSENGENWSMGQRQLVCLGRVLLKKSKVLVLDEATASVDTATDNLIQQTLRQHFTDCTVITIAHRITSVLDSDMVLLLSHGLIEEYDSPARLLENKSSSFAQLVAEYTTRSNSSYE, from the exons ATGCATCCAGGTACCGATTTTCTGCTCAAACCGGTTTTTATACATGGGTTTTCTGGTTCATTACACATAGTGTTGGTATTTGTGTTGTTCTTCTCTTGGTTGTGGAGGAAATTCAAGTTGGgtgatggaggaggaggagaggctCCGAAACAGAGGTTTTCAAATAGCCGAAATTCGTACTACAAGCAGGCTTTAATTTGTACTTTCtgtgtttctgggttttgtctggttttttgtttattgaaCTACTTTTCTTGGTACAAAAATGGTTGGTCTGATGAAAAAGTAGTGACCCTTTTGGATTTAGCTGTTAGAACACTCTCTTGGGGTGCAGTTTGTGTTTATTTGCATACCCAATTCTCCAATTCTGCTGAATCCATTAAGTTCCCAAACTTTTTGAGAGTTTGGTGGGGTTTCTATTTCTCTATTTCTTGCTATTCCCTTGTCATTGACATTGTTCTTCACAAGGATCGTGTTTCGTTGCCTGTTAAATCTTTGATTTTCGATGTTGTCTGTGTTGTTTCGGgtttgtttttcatgtatgtGGGGTTTTTCGGGAAGAAAGAGGGTAGAGATTCTGTTCTTGAGGAACCCTTTTTGAACGGTAATCGTAGTACTAGTGTAGGTAATGATGGAGAGTCAAATAAGTCGAGAGGGGGAACAAATGTTAACCCTTATTCAAACGCTGGAATTTTCAGCATTCTTACTTTTGCTTGGATGGGTCCTCTAATTGCGGCTGGCAATAAGAAGGCGTTGGACCTTAAGGATGTTCCCGACCTAGATAAGGTTGACAGTGTATTTGGGTCCTATCCTCGTTTTAAAAGTAAGCTCGATGTGGGGTGTGGTGGGAGCGGCAGAGTTACCACACTTCATCTGGTGAAGGCATTAGTCTTCTCAGCCTGGAAAGAGATTCTCTTGACCGCTTCATTTGGGATTTTTTACACAATGGCGTCTTATGTTGGTCCATATCTGATCGACACACTTGTTCAATACCTCTATGGGCGACGGCAGTTCAAAAATGAAGGCTATGTTTTGGTTTCTGCATTTTTGTTGGCAAAGCTCGTGGAGTGCCTCACTCAGAGGCACTGGTTCTTTAAGACGCAACAGGTAGGAGTAAGAATCCGCGCAGTACTTGTTACAGCCATCTATAACAAGGGTTTGACCTTGTCATGCCAGTCCAAGCAGGGCCACACAAGCGGTGAGATTATCAATTTTATGACTGTCGATGCTGAGAGGATTGGTAACTTCACTTGGTACATGCACTATCCATGGATGATCCTTGTACAAGTTGGCTTGGCCCTAGTGATTTTGTACATAAATCTTGGTCTTGCTGCTATCGCAACTTTGATTGCAACGATAATTGTTATGTTGGTAAATGTTCCCCTGGGGTCCTTGCAGAAGAAGTTTCAGGACAAGTTAATGAAGTCAAAAGATAAAAGGATGAAGGCAACATCTGAGATCTTGAGGAACATGAGAATTCTCAAGCTTCAAGCATGGGAGATGAAGTTTTTGTCTAAAATTAATGAGCTCCGGAAGTCAGAGGCAGGATGGTTACAAAAGTTTGTTTACACTTTGGCCATGACCTTATTTGTCTTCTGGGGTGCCCCCACATTTGTGTCTGTGGTCACTTTTGTTGCTTGCATGCTTTTGGGAATCCCACTTGAATCTGGGAAGATCTTATCTGCACTTGCAACGTTCAGAATTCTTCAAGAGCCTATTTATAGTCTTCCGGACACAATTTCAATGATAGCACAAACTAAGGTATCTCTTGATAGAATTGCATCATTCCTTCGTCTTGATGACTTGCAGCCAGATGTTATAGAGAACATCCCAAGAGGTAGTTCTGATACAACAGTTGAGATAGTCGATGGGAATTTCTCTTGGGATTTATCTTCCCCTAATCCAACATTGAAGGATATAAATTTCAAAGTGAGCCGTGGTACAAGAGTTGCTGTTTGTGGTACCGTTGGCTCGGGCAAGTCGAGCTTACTTTCATGCATTCTGGGAGAAGTTCCAAAGACATCTGGGACTCTTAAGTTGTGTGGAACCAAGGCCTATGTTTCTCAGTCACCATGGATACAGAGTGGAAATATAGAAGAAAACATATTGTTTGGTAAACAGATGGACAAAGAAAGTTATGACAGGGTTCTAGAAGCATGTTCGTTAAAGAAGGACCTCGAAGTTCTATCGTTTGGTGATCAGACGGTTATAGGGGAGAGGGGAATCAATTTAAGTGGAGGGCAGAAGCAAAGAATACAAATTGCACGTGCTGTATACCAAGATGCTGATATTTATCTGTTTGATGATCCTTTTAGTGCCGTTGATGCTCATACAGGATCCCACCTTTTTAAG GAATGTTTGCTAGGCCTGTTGAGTTCGAAAACAGTAATTTATGTCACTCATCAAGTGGAGTTCTTGCCGGCTGCTGATCTTATATTG GTTATGAAGGACGGAAGGATTACTCAAGCTGGAAAGTTCAATGATATTCTTAATTCCGGAACTGATTTTGAGGAACTTGTGGGTGCGCATGAGGAAGCTTTGTCCGCGCTTAATTCTGTAGAGGAAGGGCCTGCTGAAAAAATAAGTGTgagcaaagaagaaggaaattcTGCTAGTACTAATAGGGTTGtccaaaaagaagaaagcagaCATGTTCAAAATAGTAAAACAGATGATTTAGGTGAGCCAAAAGGGCAGATTGttcaagaagaagagagagagaagggtagAGTTGGGTTTTCAGTCTACTGGAAGTATATCACCACAGCGTACGGTGGAGCTCTAGTGCCTTTTATATTGCTTGGACAAATtctgtttcagatccttcaaaTTGGAAGCAATTACTGGATGGCTTGGGCAACTCCTGTGTCTGAGGATGCGAAACCTGCTGTTACAAGCTCTACACTGATAATTGTGTACGTTGCTTTGGCTATTGGAAGTTCTTTATGTATTCTCTTCAGATCTGTGTTTCTTGCAACAGCTGGGTACAAAACAGCAACTATACTCTTTAGTAAAATGCACCATAGCATTTTCCGTGCTCCAATGTCTTTCTTTGATTCGACTCCAGGTGGACGAATCCTAAACAGA GCTTCTACTGACCAAAATGTAGTGGACATGAACATGCCGAATCAACTTGGGGGCCTTGCGAACTCAATGATCCAGCTTTTGGGAATTATTGCAGTGATGTCACAGGTTGCATGGCAGGTTTTCATCATTTTTATCCCCGTGGTTGCAATCTGTATCTGGTATCAG CAATACTACATTCCTGCAGCAAGAGAACTAGCACGATTGGTTGGAGTATGCAAAGCTCCAGTGATACAACATTTTGCCGAAACAATTTCAGGGTCAACGACTATTAGAAGCTTCGACCAGGAATCAAGATTCAGGgatacaaacatgaaattaaaCGATAGTTTTGGTCGGCCTAATTTCCATACAGCAGCTGCAATGGAATGGCTATGTTTTCGCTTGGATATGTTGTCATCTATCACATTTGGATTTTCCTTGATTTTCTTGATTTCTATTCCAGCAGGGGTGATTGATCCAG GCCTTGCGGGATTGGCTGTCACATATGGACTTAATCTAAACATGTTACAAGCTTGGTGTATATGGAATCTTTGCAATGTGGAGAACAGAATAATATCAGTGGAGAGATTAATACAGTACACTAATATTCCCAGTGAGCCTCCTCTTGTAATAGAATCCAATCAGCCAGATCGTTCTTGGCCATCACATGGAGAAGTTGATATACGTGATCTTCAG GTCCGCTATGCTCCACACATGCCACTTGTGTTGCAAGGTCTCACATGTACCTTTCCTGGGGGACTGAAAACTGGGATTGTGGGGAGAACTGGCAGTGGCAAATCAACTCTCATACAGACCCTTTTCCGAATTGTGGATCCTTGTGCCGGCCAGATTTTGATAGATGGTATTGATATCTCTTCAATTGGACTGCATGATTTGAGGTCTAGGCTGAGCATTATCCCTCAGGACCCAACCATGTTTGAAGGGACTGTAAGAAGCAATCTGGACCCGCTTGAAGAGTACACAGACAAACAAATTTGGGAG gcCCTCGAAAAGTGCCAACTTGGAGATGAAGTTaggaaaaaggaaggaaagcTGGATTCCACAG TTAGCGAGAACGGAGAGAACTGGAGTATGGGTCAGAGACAGTTGGTCTGCCTTGGCCGTGTGCTCCTGAAGAAAAGTAAGGTTTTGGTGCTTGATGAAGCTACCGCATCGGTTGATACGGCTACAGATAATCTGATCCAGCAGACCCTTCGACAACACTTTACTGACTGCACAGTCATTACTATTGCGCATCGTATAACTTCTGTTCTTGACAGTGACATGGTTCTGCTTCTAAGTCACG GGCTTATTGAGGAATATGATTCTCCAGCAAGATTGCTGGAAAACAAATCATCGTCCTTCGCTCAGCTCGTGGCAGAGTACACAACGAGGTCGAATTCTAGTTACGAGTAG